DNA sequence from the Leptospira limi genome:
AATTTGTGTTGGTTTGGAATATTTAAAAACAAACCCTAAAATTGTATTTGTTTTATTAATTTCTTTAATAAATGAATCATCATAATGACTTTTTTTATAAAGTAAAACACTGCTAACCAGAGTTATGATTAAGATAGTAACATGTTTTGTAAGTTGTGTTTTTCTTTTGGTCTTATTCCTCTTAAGGAAATAAAAAATACTTACGCTTATAAAAACAATGGCTAATGGAGAATATTGTTTTTTCGTAAAAAAGAGCAGAATGGCAAAGAAGAATAAAAAGTAGTTAAGTTTATTGTTATAACTAATTTGAAGTTGGGATAAGATAATGAACAGAAGTGTTAAAAAGATGATACCCGAGGGTTCGGCATAAAATGTATTAAAATAGAGTAAAACAGCTGGGTCGGAAATTAAAAACGTTAATATTAAAATCTGGACTTTCTGAAAAGTAGATAGTCGATTTTTCAAATGAAATAAACTTAAAAAAATAACGATAGAGAGAATACGAACGATACCGATCGATTGTAATTGAAATTTCTCATTCAAAACGGATGAATATAAAAATGTGGGGAATTGAAAAATGAGTTCAGTGCTAACAAAACACGAGTCAAAATCGTATTCAATTAATGGATTGTTAAAAAATCCTTTGTATTCATATTCTCTGATCGGTTTACTATGTGCTTTTTCGATCAGTGAGTTGTCTACTGGGAAAACTGCATAACATCTGGTATATCGATTCGCATCAAAATTGTTGGCATATCCTTTTAACGGTGAAGAAATAAGAAAGAATATAGATTTGATAAGAAAAAAGATAAGGATAGAATCATATAGATAAGTTTTTAGCTTAGATTGAAAAATTTTTTCCATTTGGAATAGGATTTACTTAACTTTTGGCTATTACAAACTTTCTAAAAAATCCTTCACTTCCTTTTCTACATTCGAAATTTGAATTTTTGTAATTTTCCCTTGTTTTAATTGGATCATTGTCACGGAACCTTTTGTCCTAGGAAATGGATCCGCTAATTTTTCTTCTCTCACCAAACGAAGAGTATATGGATAGGATTTCATTTTAGGAAGTGCCACAAATCTTGTGATGAGGCTTGGCATTCTATGGATGTCGGAAATGAGAACTGCTTGTTTGGATTCCAAATACCCTTTGTTTTCCTTCTCCAAGATGGGATGGATAATCTTACTCGCATCCATATCTGAAATGAAGAATACTTTAATGGTTTCCTTTGGGATGGGACTTGGTTCTTCCCATTGGTTGGTATAAGGAATTTCAGGGAGTGAGTCACCAACTTTCAAAGTTTGGATTGTCGGTTCTTCAGCTATGAGAGAAGAAACAACCAAAATGTTAAAAAGGAAAAGGAGTTTAAATCCAATTGAGAGTGAATGAGTGAGGTAAATTGGAGTATTTAGTTTCATGATGTTTCCCTTTTTACAGTTTATATAAATATGCGAGTACTTGTTCTTTTGTCATCTTACTTGCGTTAGAAAATTCACCACCTTTTGTAGAGGTTATGAATTCCCCTTTGGGTGAAATAACAACAAGTGATGGGATTCCATTTTGAATTGGATTTCCTAGTTGTTCATTGAGACTTAAGTTTTTGTCAAATCGACCAACATCAACCTTCATCACAACAAATTCTGAATCGAGTAAAGTTTTGGTTTCTGGATCGGCAAAAATTCCATCTAATGCCTTACAGTCGGGACACCAATCGGCACCAAAGACAACGATGAGTTTCCGATTTTCCAAATTCGCTTTTGCTAAGGACGACTCGTATTGGGTGAGAATTATGTCTCTTTGTTTGGAGCAGTGAGAAGTAAGTAAGAGTGTGATACTCAAAATTAGTAGTGAGAGAATCGATTGGAATCGGTGTTCCATAAAAAAATGCGGAAGGATCCTTCCGCTTCGATTATTTTTTCGCGATTTCTTTTAAGATTTCTTGTCTTTTTTTGTCTTTCTCGATGTGCGAAAGAGACAACCAATCACGTTTCAATTGTTTCTCTGAAACACCTTTGAAGGTTGCATATTTGCCGAGGATTTTTGCTGTTTTTGCGTTCATGCCGACCAGATTCTTTTAGTCCAGCTTTCTGTCAATGCGAACCTAAGAGACTTTGTTTCATCCTTGACCCCAATACTCACTGCGAAACATAGTAAAGTCCAAGAAATCGATCGACCTTATGAAATCACATCTACCTGACCGTTACGATCCTGAATCTGTAGAACCAAAGTGGAACCAAATCTGGGAAGAAAAAAAAACCTTTGCTCCTGATACTTCGCGCAAAGAAACGTTTTCCATCGTCATCCCACCACCAAATGTCACTGGGAATTTACACATTGGGCATGCACTCAATCATACCATCCAAGACATCATTATACGCATTGAACGGAAAAAAGGGAAAAACGTGGTTTGGGTTCCAGGGATGGACCATGCTGGGATTGCGACAC
Encoded proteins:
- the wsfD gene encoding glycan biosynthesis hexose transferase WsfD, coding for MEKIFQSKLKTYLYDSILIFFLIKSIFFLISSPLKGYANNFDANRYTRCYAVFPVDNSLIEKAHSKPIREYEYKGFFNNPLIEYDFDSCFVSTELIFQFPTFLYSSVLNEKFQLQSIGIVRILSIVIFLSLFHLKNRLSTFQKVQILILTFLISDPAVLLYFNTFYAEPSGIIFLTLLFIILSQLQISYNNKLNYFLFFFAILLFFTKKQYSPLAIVFISVSIFYFLKRNKTKRKTQLTKHVTILIITLVSSVLLYKKSHYDDSFIKEINKTNTILGFVFKYSKPTQIQENFQLDKQCENYIGKNWFEGQFWNGHPCPEIRDIGYSKLILFLMKNPNLFFDLTNQALIETKGWINFEYQQTEEGKLGKDIFTLNHHIIALQSKYFTYLFYFPIFIFILLSPYVRKNFPAKHYLITILLLYLSFYATIFGDGTFELTKHLFVFYFIFLYFYCSLSFQILFVFLRETKYLFRKPF
- a CDS encoding thioredoxin family protein, yielding MEHRFQSILSLLILSITLLLTSHCSKQRDIILTQYESSLAKANLENRKLIVVFGADWCPDCKALDGIFADPETKTLLDSEFVVMKVDVGRFDKNLSLNEQLGNPIQNGIPSLVVISPKGEFITSTKGGEFSNASKMTKEQVLAYLYKL